The DNA window CTCGAGAGCTCACTCAATTTATATATGAGCTAACTTGCGAGTTCGAAAGAAAGCTCATATACGATCTAGCTTAAGAGCTCAAAATCGAGCCAACTCGCGAGCTCGTTCATTTAAATACGAAACTAGCCGAGCAAATGTCTtagatttttcaaaatatgaaatttcaagaaaatactattttagatttgattttttgattttaacaaAATGAGTTGAAAGGACAGAAGCACAATCATTGAACTACTAAATTACTAACATGAAGGAAAtcttaaacaaaatgtttcacataatCACAAGGTAATTTCTCAGTAGCAGACATAATAAACCAATGAAAAGTTATGCTGAAGTTTACAAAtgcaaataaaaaatagaaacagTACGATCTAACCAAACTAAATAAATCCACATCTGTAATTTGCAGCAAGAATTAAGCCAAGCTAGTACAAGTTGTTGTCTCCTAATTTCTATACCTATATTTGCCTGCTCAATTTTATGGCATTTTTCATCAGAAACTATAAATATACCTGGTTTCATCAAGGTTTCATCAAGGTTTCATAAACTCAATCAATGgctaattgtttaattttaggaCTAGTATTGGCACTGGCATTGAAAGCCTTGGTTCTTCAAGCTGATGCAAGAGCTTTCTTCGTGTTTGGTGATTCACTAGTCGATAGCGGAAACAACAATTACTTGGTTACAACTGCTCGTGCCGATGCACCGCCTTACGGGATTGATTATCCGACGCATAAACCGACAGGCCGTTTCTCTAACGGGCTTAACATTCCTGACCTTATCagttaattaattcaatttatatctcctgtttttgacattttatttaATGGTCTATGCGTTTGATCTAATCAGTCTGATGCATTTTTCAGGTGAGCAAATAGGGTCAGAATCACCATTGCCGTACCTGAGTCCTGAGCTGTCAGGCAATAAGCTACTTATAGGTGCTAACTTTGCTTCTGCCGGAATTGGAATCCTCAATGACACTGGAATTCAGTTTGTAAGTATAAATTGACAAGTAATGTTCAATCTATTAGACTATTAGGATTGATTTAAATCTGTTACATTTTACCTCCATTGAGATAAGTTTTTAATAGTAAAATGTAAAAcagttcaattaattttataaaaaaaatcatatctcTTTCCGGGCCTATATATACTATTTGGAAACCGTTACTACTTACTAGCAGTGACGGAGTCATGAGAGGGCCTtggccccctcaacttgtaaaaaTTGCCTAAACAATATAAGAAATTATTGTATATTGCGATTTGGCATCCTAATTTCCAAAAAATTGCTTCCTCCATATAATGCATTTTTCGGATTGCACCCTCTAATATAATAATCCTGGCTCCGTCACTgccaataaatatatatatctacTATATACTATGGTGACCGAAGCAATGAAATGGCCTAATGCTGGAAAAAAATGCAGCTAAATATCATAAGAATGCATCGGCAATTGGAGTATTTCCAGAAATATCAGCAGCGAGTTGAAGCCTTAATCGGAGCTGACCAAACCGCACAACTCGTCAACGAAGCACTCGTTCTCATCACCGTCGGTGGCAATGATTTTGTAAACAACTATTACTTGGTCCCATTTTCCGCAAGGTCTCGCCAGTACGATTTGCCAGACTAtgtcaaatatttaatttcagAGTACAAAAAATTGCTAGCGGTAATATCATTACAGCTTATGTTTCAAGCAATTGTAGCCATTG is part of the Mercurialis annua linkage group LG3, ddMerAnnu1.2, whole genome shotgun sequence genome and encodes:
- the LOC126674059 gene encoding GDSL esterase/lipase At5g33370-like — protein: MANCLILGLVLALALKALVLQADARAFFVFGDSLVDSGNNNYLVTTARADAPPYGIDYPTHKPTGRFSNGLNIPDLISEQIGSESPLPYLSPELSGNKLLIGANFASAGIGILNDTGIQFLNIIRMHRQLEYFQKYQQRVEALIGADQTAQLVNEALVLITVGGNDFVNNYYLVPFSARSRQYDLPDYVKYLISEYKKLLAKLYELGARRVLVTGTGPMGCVPAELAMRGTNGGCSAELQRAASLFNPQLVEILNELNTNYGGDVFIGVNTMQMHLDFVTSPQTYGFSTSKIACCGQGPNNGIGLCTSLSNLCPDRDLYAFWDPFHPSEKANRIIVQQIMTGSNKYMNSMNLSTIMALDART